tttcctctgattgCTGTGCTGTCAGTTTAATGCAGCGTAAATAAACAGTAGGTGCATGATAGCTTTAAGTAGAAAGTGTTCATTCCACAAGAGGAGCAGATTACTGAAGCCTGATGCCTATAATGGCAAAAGCAGAACTCCCATTTTACCTGAAAATATAGCATTTCGTGCTAAGAGGCTTGTGGCTTTTCTATTAAATTAATTTGTCaaaattctatgaaaaatattaCATACCCAGCGAACTTAAccaaaaacattcatttttgcaGCCCTCAACTTGAAccatttgaaaaaacaaaagccaatcGCTCCTCTGTAATTTCATCATCCCATTGCTCTAAATGAAAGCTTTATATAATCAACCtaatataacagaaaataaaatgatatataGAATTGCCCATACTTTGAGTTATTTTGTTCTTATAAATATATTCCCTGactgaaagtaaaaaaattCCCCTTTGGAAAAAGCAATGATTTCTGAGAAGATTGTATATACACTCCACATCTATTAACATAAATTataagaaagtaaaatgttCCAGATGTGTTTAAACTGTTGTGGAAGGAAAGTTTGTGGCTTCATTggatatatattaaatatatctAGAGAGAGCAATGGCAGTTATGCACGAGAAGGCAATAAAATGCTTCAGTAGTGCCTATAGTAAAATAGCATAGTTCCTAGAAATGCGATGAACATTTCAGAAGTCAAattccttccatttttaattcagaaatctACTTTTAACAAACATccttaatattttttctatataACATAATccattttattaataaaataatctccttgatttttttcccccccaaagtACCACTTAAAACCTTACGAAAGACTTTGGATTTATCTGacaatgattaaaaaatgactaaaaaaaaTGATGACAATAAAATGTGGCATCACTCCCAAGGAACACCAGACTTCAGCACAACATCTCCTAAACAGCAACCGCACGCATCTGAACCCCTCTCTCCCCCAAACCTGATACGTAGGATGAGTCAATGCTCGCTCAGGACTTTCCCACTGTTGTGTGGTTTTCGGGCTGAGGGCTGGGATGGACTTGCCAGTGGTCCCACAGGACGGAGGCTGCAGTGCTACTGGGCAGTGGCAGGGCCGCTTTCAGCTGTGAAGCACAGCCACAGAGGGCAAATGCTCATCAGCTGCCCCGCGGGGCCTACGCTGCGCAATGAGAGATGCTCCGCTCACACACGGCTCTTGGCTCATGTGGCACAGCCTCTATCTGGCAGAGCAGCGCATCCCATTCGTGAGTTACAGGTTGGCTTTGCTTTACAGCGCTTTCTGGGAGTGTGCAGCAGGTTAGGGTTGGTGTATGCTGCTGAAATAACCGGAGAGGAGAAACTGAGACAGCCACTTTCCTATTTAAAGCATTAGGaacaaagaatataaaaaggaaacagctcGTTTTTCAAAGTGTACACACAAAATGCATTCCATTTAAATAGTTTTTGTTCCAGTAAACTCTTTTGCATACAAAGGACTTATTTATTACATATTTGAACTTgtgggaaaaagggaaggaatgcACTGATTCCTGAAATAACTCTACACTCTGCTTGGAGACTTCACTATTCTGTATTCTTGTTCTACTCTGAACAATGTTATTCCAGGGATGAAGGAATTCCTGGGAGTAGGTTGTAGCTTTTCCACTAGCTGTTTGTATTCAGGAGTGGGCACACATAGCACACCAGCCCGTGATCTTAATTTTTCTTGCACTGCCTCATGATGCGTGTGTGCTGTTTGTTTAGATTCATGCCTGTGCGTGAGCATGTTACATTTCTGCTTGCTCATTTTGCTACCTGCTCTGTGTTATTGCTGCACAAACCATTGCTTTGACTTGGAAAGTGAGGCAATGCCAATAACAATCTCAAATAGAGAACGAATTAGAAAATGAGTGGATGTGCAAATGTATTACAGAGCATATAGGGATACGAGAGCACTTTACAATTCTACAGATTGTGCTGCAGGTATAAACGACAGAGAACACCCTATATTCACATCTTTACACTCTATGGTTACTGTTTCAAGCTGGCTTTGAATGGTGCGCCTGATTTGCCACATTTCTATCCGGTGATTGTGTTGAATGCTTGAGGAGATAGTGAAAGATCCAAGCACTCCTTGTGCTAACTACAGCTGAAATTTTACACTTATTGTAACCTTTTCTAACAATGTGAGAAAAACAGAGTAAATATATTAAACTTGTTTTACAACAGATGCTTAGGTTGTTAATATTTAAGATGCCTATTCATGCTATTCCTGTCTGCACATTTGTCAAAAATGTAAGCCTGAATGCTAATGTTTGCCAGCAGACTACAACAGACAAATACACGAAtgcactgcactgaaataaTAGGAAGTAGAAGtaaaaggctgctgctgcccaggtgGCGCGGAGCAGAGGGACAGGGCAGGGCACTGCCCGACCACAAACCTTCAGCATCTGCGTCTGAATTTGGGAATTCTGAGCACTGAAGCACCGCGCTCACTTGGGCTGACTAAAGCCAGCGGAGAGCTTTCATCGTTTGCGAGTCGTTTCGGTCTAGGAGCTGGTGCAAAGTATTTCAGCAAACTTGCATTTTAGTGAAGTTTCTCCAGCAGTGAGAAGCCCGGAGCCCGGCAGAGGGAAACTCCATGCCGGGCAGGTGCCTGTCGGGAGCGCTCCCCGGGCAGCGAGCGCAGACGGCGACCAAAGCGCGCCGATGTGAGCCAACCCTCGGCTGCCGGGCTCGGGAAAcggaaaataataataataataaaataaaaaagaaaataaaatcccagaGCGTAGAGACGAACTGCTGGCACCGTTCCCCTCGGCAGCAACAGCACCGGGTCGTGCCACGGGTGGGCGAGGGGGGACGCTTTCCGGATGGTCCTTCCGCCGCTCTGCTCGGGGCTCGGCTCCCCGAAGCCGCCCGCGCACCCTCCGCACCCCGCGGAAGCCTCCACCCCATCCTTGGACCCCGAGCTGTCGGGGCTGCTGCCGGCTCTGCTCCCGGCGGCAGAAAGGCGCGTGGGGACGCGGAAGAACTTTGCCAAACTTTTcggatttttctttttttttttttttccctctgcccCATCCCCGCTCCCCCCTCCCGTGACGGAGGCGGCGGGTCGGagagcggagcggggccggtGGCTGGGAGCGGCGCGGCGGCAGGTGTGCGTCCCGCCGCCGGGAGGCTGAGCCGCACGGAGCCCCCCCCCCTCGTcccgcgccccccgcccggcccccGCCCCGTCAGGACCCGCCGCGGCTGCCCCTGTCCCCCCGTCCCCGAGGAGCGACGCCGAAGAAGCGAGAGCGACTCACTCATGGGAGCGCGGCGGGCGAGGCCGGCGACACCTCCGGCTTCCGAGGCGCCGGCGAAGTTAATTGCACTGAAGTTCAAGTTGTCTTTTCACCCATCAGGAGTGGGCGTTTAAAGGAAGGAgagcgaggaggaggagggggaggggggagagccTCTCGCTCTCGCTCGCTctcgcacacacacacacacacacacagccacaggcacacacacacacacacacacacacgcacacacacacacgcacacagaCGCGCACGCCCGCCCGCTCCCGCTCTGTCTCAGCAGGAGGAGCCCGGCCGGAACGCACCAGGGCAGCACCAGGTACCGGCGCGGGGCAGCCCTGCCCGTGCGTGTGCGTGGATGGCTGCGCGTGTGCCAGcggccccccccccctccccgccgccgccgccgccgcctcgcACGGCCCCTCCGGGCGGGGACGGGCGCGCTGCCCCgagggggcgggggggcagCGGGGACAGCGTGGCCGCGGGGCTCCGCGCTTTACGCCTCCCTACTGCGCGCCGCGGCGGGGGGCAGCGATGAGAAGGGGTGGGGGGACCGAGCGGCGGCGGCTgcgtgtgtgtttgtgtgtatgtgcgTGTGCCCTCCCGCCGAACGGGGAGTCAGGTGGGACACACATACACGCTCGcatgcagccccccccccctccgtCACGGCACTCCCGGCTCTTTCCCCGCTTTCCTCCTTTGCCTTCATCCTTCCCTCGCTCCTTTATTTACTTCCACGCCCGCCCTCCGACGATGCCCCCCGCAGTCCCTCATGGGCAGCGACCTCCGAGCCGCTGTGACGACCTCCCGGGACGGGGCCGTGCGGCATAAGGGCACGCAGCCCCCGGGGTCGCCGCCCCGTCAGGTCCCGCCGCGCCGCGCGTTGTCGGGAACCGCGcatccccctcacccccccgCCCCGGTCTCGGCTGCTGTGTCACCTGGCACCATGTGCTCCTCAACAGCGCTGTCTGAGAATTGTCTTTATCCGTGGAACTTCTCCGTGGGGAGGgacttttatcttttgtttttaagcccTTCTTTCCCATCTTTGCCACTGAACAATTTGGATGTGGAGTTCCTGGAAAGTGAACGCTGGCAATGAATGCAGCTTTCCCCGgaagctgaggctgctgcttaTTCCCTACTGAGAAGAGAGGGGACCGTGGATGTCAgctccatcttttcttttttttttttccttttctttttttcttttttttttttttttttttNNNNNNNNNNNNNNNNAGAAAACATTTGggagattgttttttttttttccttttctttttttcttttttttttttttttctttttcttttttctttcattttgacttTGGGTCGCgtttcctcttcctgctctggGAATTGGCAGATCCAGTTCCTGTAGGCAACTCTGCATCAAGACATAGACTGTGAAGTTGATACCTGGGTGCTTTTCTTAGCTGTGCTCTTCTATTAATTGGTGTTAGAAAGTGCAACCTTGTAGCATAGTTATTGAATAATCATTAATCTATGGAGGATACACAAACCCAAAGgttaataataacaattaataGTGACTTTGCTAGCAGGGAGACTATTTTCTCATAGTTATTAAAAGGCACTCCTGTTTATGCTATGTATGGAGAGGTGATTTGGCCCTGGTGTACTGAATACCACTTCACTGCAGCAAGCCCACAGATGAATCCTCCCCATTATCTCCATTCTGTCAGGCCTctcactttttctctctttaaaatgtatCAAGCACTGCtctcattttaaatagaaatgctCAGGCTTTAATCAATCCTGAcatttccactggaaaataaCATCTAGCTCTCTTACACAGATAAAAATTTATTTGCCTGCAGCTGGTCTGCTGTAGCTCTCTGGACCTATTCACTTCTCAGAGAAGACTTGGCTTTTCATGGTCTCTAGGTACCACGGggcaataaataaaaagtcagtGCGATGGGGATGTTCTCATTTTTACAGGCACAACTCTCCACTGC
The window above is part of the Coturnix japonica isolate 7356 chromosome 2, Coturnix japonica 2.1, whole genome shotgun sequence genome. Proteins encoded here:
- the LOC116652888 gene encoding SKI family transcriptional corepressor 2-like yields the protein MVLPPLCSGLGSPKPPAHPPHPAEASTPSLDPELSGLLPALLPAAERRRVGERSGAGGWERRGGRCASRRREAEPHGAPPPRPAPPARPPPRQDPPRLPLSPRPRGATPKKRERLTHGSAAGEAGDTSGFRGAGEVNCTEVQVVFSPIRSGRLKEGERGGGGGGGRASRSRSLSHTHTHTHSHRHTHTHTHTRTHTHAHRRARPPAPALSQQEEPGRNAPGQHQAQLSTASLLISSVCLTSMLLLSETRLLYLYHTPVWLVRKLLNLQTETIRSLS